TTTTACCTTATAGccactgttttatttcaatctaaatgtgttttttgaaggaAAAGTCTGAAATATTCTTTATACATCAACAAATAccataaaaggaaaaaaaaaaaatcaaaaaacaccCCAGTAATACTACTAAGGTAATGTCTGTGTAGCTGAAGCCTGATATAGTTTGTTCCTATGTGCAATAGATGAAGCTGAAACGAttggtcaaataaatgaataactgaTTGACAGAGAACTAATCTGCACCTATTACGATATTTAATTAAGTGCTTTAAGAACATTTCTTAAGggaaaaaaacctaaatatcAGATGTTTAAAATTGTGAATAATATCTGGTTTTCTTAATCTGCGATGATACCAACTatatctttaggttttggacTGGCGAAGGAAGAACACATTAATGAGACACACTTTTGCACTCAATGACATATTccttcattatcattatttgtcTTGAGTCAGTCCTACCTACACCACATGTTGCCGTGAAAACCCACAAGAGCCCTAATGTGTAAACTGTGGTGGAAAATAATCCCCAACAAATGTAACCTTTACTCTTCTTTGACTTTATTAAAATCTACAGAGTCaaactctttaaaaacattacctAACATTTATAAAAGTTGACACATTTGGGTGCCAGATTAAAGGTCTCCCTCACTCTTGTTGCTGCTAAGGATTAagagaaaacatatttgtttggcTGTGCTGACCTATTAAAGATTTACAGTACAGATCATTAGATACAATAGTAACGTATTGTTGGGTTTGGTATTTTCAATAGTAACGTATTGTTGGGTTTGGTATTTTCATAGAACAATAGGACATTTATTACATATTGAATAACACGAGCCTTATActtaaatatcactttttttccttcaaagtTGGAggctgattttattttgtatccaGTGGGCGGAGCGAGGTTTGTTCGTCAGTTCTCGCGAGATTAGGCTGTCATCGCGATATTTAAGTCATGTGGCAATGTGCTGAGACGTGTTCCAGCCGTCTTTTTCCTGAGGTGACTGAGCTGAGCAGACGCACACTGCGTGCTGCTGAAGATTGACGAATCATGGTAAGAGAAGCTGTGCATTTGGTCTAACAAAGTCATTGTAGAAAACAGTCAAAGGCTCTCTAAAGTACTAAGCGCTTTAAGAATAGAAATGgctatttttatttaagtgtttcCCACTTCACAGCTGAAGGCCTTGCGACACGAGTGGCGCTGTTAGCCTCCCATGTGGCTACCATGTATCtgaaatagttattttattttaaactaccTATGCTGCGACCAATATATTATCTGTATCATTGGCAGTCATGCAGGTAAAACCCACAACACACCTAGTTTACTGGTGTTTCTGCGATAACTGTAGCCGGGCGGGCTGCGTTTTCCCGCATGGGCCCAGGACAACACGTGGGTCCACGACGACAACGCGGTTGCCGTAAAGTGTTAGGATCACGACACTTGGGCACGAAATACGTTTATAAATAATTGTGGCACATAAATAGCAATTTCGCATTCCCGACACACTATGATGCACACATGTTACTCAGGAATCTGGCTTATTTTTATTAGGGCAGTAAGCTCACTGTGCTTTATGTATGTAGGCCTTCGACACAATTGACAAAATGTCACACTAGTGAGCAAACCTCAGAGGTGGAAAAAGAACTCAGattctgtacttaagtaaaataagaATACCAAAGTGTAGATATTCTCTGTTATAAGTAAAAGTCAGGTGTTGATCGTTTTACTGTAGTAAAAGTTCCAAAGTAAAAGCATCACacttaaagaacaaaaaagtaaaagtactcactaTGCAGAATGACCCGCTTCAGAATATTGCATatcatattattggattatagtTATTGATGCATTACTGTGTTCAACACTCTGAATGAACAATATACATTTTGCCTTAATCTATAACATTACATgataatttatttgttaaatatagatgaaaaaaataacgGAATATGttgacttttacattttctgtatctGTCATTTTGTTActatgatttatatatatagcttcTTAATCAGATGTTTTTACCTCCCACAGGTGCTGTTGCACGTGTTGTTCGAGCATGCATCCGGCTACGCGCTGTTCGCCGtcaaagaggtggaggagatcGGCATGCTTCTGCCGCAGGTGAGCCTTCTGccatttgtttttgcacataTATGTGTAATCTGCTAGCCGGAGGTCACGTTAACCGGTCGCTGTTTCAGGTGGAGGAGAGCGTCCTGAGCATCGGGAAGTTCAACAGCATGGTGAGCCTGGCGGCCTTCTTCCCCTTCAAGTCGGCCCAGGGTGCTCTGGAGAACATGAACGCCATTTCCGAAGGCAAGAGGGTTTTCTGCTTTAGCTGTGTCGTGTCCTCAGTTGTAATGATGTTCAATATCTGTCAATCCCCTGAGTATCTGTGCTGACAACCTACATGTAACCCTGAACAACTGAGGAACGACTTTTAAAATGCAGCCGTGTTTGAATATGCTGACCAggcttttttttcccacatttggTGACTTTGCACAATTGTGTTcaattttaaccaaaaaaataaatgtaagcaGTAGCCAAGGATTAATGAATTTATCTAGATGGCTAactaacatatataatatagttgTAAATATTTATCATGATTGGACTATGACTACTCAGATTACACGAGGGAATAAATCTAGGCAAAATAAATATCCAGAATGTTGATCTGCACAATAAAGGTTAGCAGACCTCATTTTATAATCCGAAGCCTGGTTGgtaatttggtgttttttttgtgttcagttttaacagaatctaaataaatgtacttCTAACTTAAGCAGTAGCCAAGGATTACCAACCTGTTAAGTTAATTAGGACATGCAACATGGGTCATACTCTAGATGgctaattaatatatttatttgtacatttttattttgtatttattggaCTGATTACATGAAGGAATAAACCgtggcaaaaataaatatccagAATGTTGAGGTGCACAATAAAGGTTGGCAgatcttattttattaatcaGAAGCCTGGTTGGTAATTGTTGCAGgttttaaatgcatttgctGCACAAGCTGAGCTTGACTTCAAACTGAATGTGTACAGATTGATGAGTAAACTCTTTACTTGCAGGTGTGGTTCATGCTGATCTGAAGTTGTTCCTAGAGACAAATCTGCCCCTCTCTGGGAAGAAGAAAGTTGCATTGGGGGTTTCAGATGCCAAGATTGGAGCAGCTCTACAAGAAGAATTTAGCATCTCCATCCAGACTGGAGGAGTGGTGGCAGAGATAGCCAGAGGTGAGACAATCTGCCTCTGGTTTATCTATTGTtgcagtattctttttttttctttttcttttaaaatatagaAAGTTGTGAGCAAGTAGAGTTCCCAGGACAGGAACATGATGCTAAAATTGTGACAATCTTAGCATTTTAATAATGTTGGCTGTTATGATGTAATATTTTGACCCTGAAACTCATGAAGGTTCATACTGAAAATCTGAACTGCCAGTGATCAAATGCAGTTCTTCTATAGTTTGTTtaactcagaaaaaaacattgtcttttATCCTTCCTGTCAGGTGTGCGACTGCACTTCCACTCCCTAGTGAAGGGTCTGACTGGTCTGGCTGCTTCCAAGGCTCAGCTAGGTTTGGGCCACAGCTACTCCAGAGCTAAAGTAAAGTTCAATGTCAACAGAGTCGACAACATGATCATACAGTCCATTGCTCTGTTGGATCAGCTGGACAAAGACATCAACACCTTCACCATGCGTGTTCGGTAAGGTTCCCGCCATCACACCACTTAAACAAGAAATTACTCCATttagatgaaatgaaaatgttttagcaTATGTAAAGGTATGAGAGTGATTTTCTGCTTTAGCTGGCTGTATCGTGTCCTCAGTTGTAATGATGTTCAATATCTGTCAATCCCCTGAGTATCTGTGCTGACAATCTAAATGTAACCCTGAACAACTGAGGAACGACTTGTGAAATATGCTGACCTTTTTGGtgattttaaccaaaaaaagaatcttGATAAATAAATGGACTTCTAACTTTGAGCAGTAGCCAAGGATAAACAAATTGTTAAGTAAATATAGGAcaggacatgttttttttttattttataaatcttCTCACAACCACTGTTTCCCATCTGCAGTGAATGGTACGGCTACCACTTCCCAGAGCTGATCAAGATCGTGTCAGACAACTTTATGTACTGCCGCATGGCTCAGCTCATTGGAAACCGCAAGGAGTTGTCAGAAGAGAGTCTGCCGAGTCTGGAGGAAGTGGTGATGGACGCAGCCAAAGCTCAGGCAATTCTGGATGCTTCTCGTTCCTCCATGGGTCAGCAaatctttttcattctttagaCTTTAAGATACAAATGTAAAGGAAATTACTTTTCGTACCACTTGGTATCTGTGCTAATACCTGCTCAATTGCACACTAACAGTCACAGGACATATATAAGTTAAAAGCACACCATGCCCCCTATTTGCCCACTCTGGACCAATAACTGTCCTTAGTGACCAACACAGGGGGGCAGATTACTTTTCTCTCATAAACCTGTAGTGAAGGCACAAATCCTCGCTGCGGATCCTGTCGGGAGAAACAACCAAACATTGCATTTGAGATTACCAGTGTAAAATAGTTGGTAGCTGCATACTGCAAAAAgtaggtagtagtagtatccCTCTGCTAATCGCCCTTTGTGATCTGTTCTTCTCCAGGTATGGACATCTCTCCCATTGACCTGATCAACATAGAGAGATTCTCTCATCGCGTAGTGTCTCTGGCCAGCTATCGGCTGGAGCTGCAGGAGTACCTGCGTTCCAAGATGGTCCAAGTAGCACCAAATCTAGCGGCCTTAATTGGAGATGTGGTAAgtttaatatgtgttttttttttttaatatataaaaattacTCTGGGACCAATGATGTTCTACCAAATCTGTCAATCCCCTGAATCTATGTGTTGAAAAATATTTCCGGTTCCTGATGGTCCTAAAATCAAGTACATTCTTGAATGGTAGCTTTGCCAGAGCTCTCTGTGTTTATCAATAAGACTGACACCCCCCCCCCTGTTTTTAAGGTGGGAGCTCGTCTGATCTCCCATGCGGGAAGTCTAACCAACCTGGCCAAGTACCCGGCCTCCACAGTCCAGATCCTGGGAGCAGAGAAGGCCCTGTTCAGGTACTGGGGCACCCCCTCCCTGCTGGGGAAAGAGGTGGCTGCGGTGATGGCAGGGCTGGGCAGGAGCAGAGCCGGGTGACTGGAGAAGACATAGTCTCCTCCGGAGTGATCCCGCTCGCCCCATTGCACCACCACAGTCTGAGCAGCCACCCACAGCACTGAGGTAGAAAAACAAACGACTAGTTACAGACTGGATGCTAAGCACAAACTTAATATATAATATGGTGTCCTTTTGGAACTTGACCATTAACATGTACTGGTTTCCCTACATGGGGGTTTTTGAACGCCATTTCTAAAGGCAAGACGATTTCCTGCTTTAGCTGGCTGTGTCGTGTCCTCAGTTGTAATGATGTTCAATATCTGTCAATCCCCTGAGTATCTGTGCTGACAACCTACATGTAACCCTGAACAACTGAGGAACGACTTTTAAAATGCAGCCGTGTTTGAATATGCTGACcaggctttttttccccatttggTGACTTTGCACAATTGTGTTcaattttaaccaaaaaattaaatgtacttCTAACTTTAAGCAGTAGCCAAGGATTAATGAATTTATCTAGATGGCTAactaacatatataatatagttgTAAATATTTATCATGATTGGACTATGACTACTCAGATTACACAAGGGAATAAATCTAGGCAAAATAAATATCCAGAATGTTGATCTGCACAATAAAGGTTAGCAGACCTCATTTTATAATCCGAAGCCTGGTTGGTAATTGTTGCAGGTTTTAAATGGATTTGCTGCAGAATCTGAGCTGGACTTCAAACTGAATGTGTACTCTTTACTAGCAGGTGTTCCAGGAAGTAGTTTTTATGTTAACATGATGCCTGTCGCTTAAAAAGTGGTGCAGGCAAATTTGTCACCTAAGGCTTAGATTTGTGCCCTTTGGATAACATCTTTGTTTGCTAAACCGTTGATCCTGTTTCTGAAGTTGGATGTATTTTTACACAGAGCCCTAAAGACTAAAGGAAACACCCCAAAGTATGGGCTCATCTTCCACTCCACCTTTATTGGACGTGCTGCTGCCAAGAACAAAGGACGCATCTCCAGATATCTGGCAAACAAATGCACCATCGCCTCACGCATTGACTGTTTCTCTGGTGAGTGAAAGGACCTCATGGAATAATGCCCAAGTTGGGTATAAAAGCCACGTGGCATAGTTGCAATGATGCTCAAATTTTTCGTCAACAGTATTCATCCCTCGGGTTGGtggtgacaaaaacaaattactgaGCTTAGCCACAGGTCACTTTAAGCTACTGTTATGCACTGCAGGCtttgagatttatttatttttattcctttttcttgCAGAGGTACCAACATGTGTATATGGTGACAAGCTGCGTGGACAGGTTGAAGAGCGCTTGTCTTTCTATGAGACTGGTGACGTGCCACGGAAGAATGTGGATGTCATGAAGGAGGCTGTGAAAGAGGTGAGCtcagaaaataaagctgcagcATGTTAGAGCCTATTAAAGGGAGTTTGCAGGGTTTTTTTAATGCTTCTATGAAAGGTTCAGTGTCTGTCAATGCTGTAAATGATGACAAGTCTTTGCCTGACTTCAATGTGAGGgtacaaaatgatttaatgagccTGATGCAGCATTTCAACTGTATAGGAAAATGATGGTTTCAT
This portion of the Anoplopoma fimbria isolate UVic2021 breed Golden Eagle Sablefish chromosome 17, Afim_UVic_2022, whole genome shotgun sequence genome encodes:
- the nop56 gene encoding nucleolar protein 56 codes for the protein MVLLHVLFEHASGYALFAVKEVEEIGMLLPQVEESVLSIGKFNSMVSLAAFFPFKSAQGALENMNAISEGVVHADLKLFLETNLPLSGKKKVALGVSDAKIGAALQEEFSISIQTGGVVAEIARGVRLHFHSLVKGLTGLAASKAQLGLGHSYSRAKVKFNVNRVDNMIIQSIALLDQLDKDINTFTMRVREWYGYHFPELIKIVSDNFMYCRMAQLIGNRKELSEESLPSLEEVVMDAAKAQAILDASRSSMGMDISPIDLINIERFSHRVVSLASYRLELQEYLRSKMVQVAPNLAALIGDVVGARLISHAGSLTNLAKYPASTVQILGAEKALFRALKTKGNTPKYGLIFHSTFIGRAAAKNKGRISRYLANKCTIASRIDCFSEVPTCVYGDKLRGQVEERLSFYETGDVPRKNVDVMKEAVKEATDVAVEIKRKLEKKEKKRKKREKKLQGENGDVNSEAEAENGEAGTPVVKKKKKQAAEEMEVEAEAPAAEAPAAANGAEDTPSKKKKKRKSEVEVPAEEPAAEETNTPAKKKKKLKTDTMDVEPAEEIPETPVSDKKKKKKKKEAAD